Below is a window of Jatrophihabitans sp. DNA.
CAACGTCCAGCGTTGCGGCGCGGCTCTGGAGGCAGGGCTGCGCGCCCTGGACAGCCCACTGATCCAGCACGTGCGAGGCAGCGGCCTGTGGTTCGGGGTGGTGCTCACCTGCGACAGCGCGGCAGCAGTCGAGCAGGCCGCTCAGGAGCGAGGCCTGCTGGTGAACCCGGTCCAGCCGAATGTCGTGCGGCTGGCGCCGCCGCTGATCGTCACCGAGTCCGAGGTGCAGGAGGCGTTGCAGGCGCTGCGTGGCGCGCTTGAGGCCGTGCACGCCGACCAGCAGGCTGATAAGCGCGCCGACAAGCGCGCCGATGAGGCAGACTCCCGCGAATGACCCGGCATTTTCTACGCGATGACGACCTGAGTCCCGACGAGCTGATCGAGGTGCTCGATCTGGCAGACGAGCTGAAGGCCGACCGGTTCTCCCGCCGTCCGCTGGCCGGTCCACGGGCGGTGGCGGTCATCTTCGACAAGCCTTCGACCCGGACGCGGGTCTCTTTCAGCGTCGGCATCGCCGAGCTCGGCGGCTACCCGCTGATCATCGAGTCCGTGGACAGCCAGCTCGGCCGCGGTGAGCCGATCGAAGACACCGCGCGGGTGCTGGACCGGCAGGTGGCCTGCATCGTGTGGCGGACCTTCGAGCAGGCCAGGTTGAGCGCGCTGGCGGCCGCCAGCGCGGTGCCGGTCGTCAACGGCCTGACCGACGACTTCCATCCGTGCCAGATCCTGGCCGACCTGCAGACCATCCGGCAGCACAAGGGAGTACTGGCCGGGTTGACGGTGAGCTACGTGGGGGATGCCTCCAACAACATGGGAAATTCCTACCTCCTGGGCAGCGCCGCGGCCGGCATTCACATCCGCATCGGCGGCCCGGCTGGCCACCTGCCTGATCCGGTGGTCGCCGATCGGGCCCGAGCGATCGCGGCCGGAACCGGCGGCTCGGTGACGATCACGTCGGATCCGGTGGCCGCCGTCGAGGGCGCCGATGTGTTGATCACCGACACCTGGGTGTCGATGGGGCAGGAGCGTGAGCCCCGCTCCGATGACGCGCTGCGGCCGTTCGCGGTCACCTCGCGAACCCTTGACCATGCCGCGACCGGCGCGATCGTGCTGCACTGCCTGCCTGCCTACCGAGGCAAGGAGATCACGGCCGAGGTCATCGACGGACCGCGGAGCGTGGTGTGGGACGAGGCGGAGAACCGGTTGCACACCCAGAAGGCTCTGCTCACCTGGCTGTTGGAAAAGTCCTGATGGCGCGCACCGCACGACGGGAGCGGGTGGCGGCTACCGGGCACCAGCATGACCTGCCCAGCCGGGCGGTGCGGCATGCGCGGATCCTGAGACTGTTGTCGGAGCGGCCGGTTCGCTCGCAGAGTGAGCTCGCCGCACTGCTCGCCGCAGACGGCGTGCCGGTCACTCAGGCGACTCTGAGCCGGGACCTCGACGAGCTCGGGGCAGTGAAGCTTCGCACCCCTGACGGTGGCCAACCGGTGTACGTGGTGCCGCAGGACGGCGCGCCGCTGGCGGCTCGCCAGGCGCATGACGCGCCGCCGCAGCGATTGGCGCGGTTGCTCGGTGAGCTGTTGGTCTCGGCAGAGGCCAGTGCCAACATGGTGGTGCTGCGCACGCCGCCGGGCGCTTCGAACTTCCTCGCCAGCGCGCTGGACCGGGCCGGCCTGCCCGCCGTGCTGGGCACCATCGCCGGCGACGACACGATCCTGGTGGTCAGCCGGGACCCTCTCGGCGGACCGGCGTTGGCCGCGCAGCTGCTCGAACTTTCTAATTCCAATTAACGCTTAACCACAAGGGAGACATCGAATGACCAAGCGGGTAGTGCTCGCCTATTCCGGCGGTCTGGACACCTCGGTGGCCATCGGCTGGATCGCCGCCGAAACCGGCGCCGAGGTGATCTGCGTGGCCGCCGATGTCGGTCAGGGCGGCGAGGACATGGAGGACATCCGCCAGCGGGCGCTCGATTGCGGCGCCGTGGAGTCGGTGGTGCTCGATCTCAAGACCGAGTTCGCCGAGGAGTACTGCCTGCCGGCGCTGCGGGCCAACGCCCTGTACCTGGAGCGTTATCCGTTGGTTTCGGCGCTGTCACGGCCGGTGATCGCCAAGCACCTGGCGCTGGCTGCCAACCAGTACGGCGCGGACACCGTCGCCCACGGTTGCACCGGCAAGGGCAATGACCAGGTCCGGTTCGAGGTCGGCATCGGCGCGATCGCCCCTGATCTGAAGGTGATCGCGCCGGTCCGCGACAGCGGCATGACCCGGGACAAGGCGATCCAGTTCGCCGAGGACCGGGGATTGCCGATCGACCAGTCCAAGCGCTCGCCGTACTCGGTCGACCAGAACTTCTGGGGACGCGCCGTGGAGACCGGTTTCCTGGAGGATCCGTGGCAGGCGCCGATCGAGGACGTCTACTCCTACACCGCCGACCCGGCTCTGAGCCGGGAGCCGGATGAGGTGCTGATCAGTTTCGAGAACGGCGTTCCCACCGCGGTCGACGGCCGGTCGGTCACCGTGCTGGAGGCGATCCTGGAGTTGAACAAGCGGGCCGGCGCTCAGGGCGTGGGCCGGCTGGACATGGTCGAGGACCGCCTCGTCGGCATCAAGAGTCGCGAGGTGTACGAGGCTCCGGGCGCCATCGCCCTGATCACGGCTCATCAGGAGCTGGAGGATCTGACGGTCGAGCGGGATCTGCGGCGGTTCAAGTTCTCGGTGGAGCAGCGCTGGACGGAGCTGGTGTACGACGGGCTGTGGTTCTCGCCGCTGCGGCAGGCACTGGACGAGTTCGTCGAGGCCTCCCAGCAGTACGTCACCGGTGACATCCGGTTGCGGCTGCACGGTGGCCGGGCGGTGCCGACCGGGCGGCGCGGGGCGGGCTCGCTGTACGACTTCAATCTGGCCACCTACGACACCGGCGACACCTTCGACCAGACCCTGGCCAAAGGCTTTGTCCAGCTCTGGGGCCTACCCAGCCGGATCGCGGCGCGGCGGCAGCAGCGACTGGGCAAGTGAGCGACGCCGGACCGCCCGTCGGGGACCGTCACGGCGGGCAGTTGTGGGGCGGTCGATTCGCCGGGGGTCCCGCCGATGCGCTGGCGGCGCTGTCGGTCTCGACTCACTTCGACTGGCGGCTGGCCGGTCATGACATCGCCGGTTCCCGAGCGCACGCCCGGGTCCTGCACCGTGCCGGACTGCTGAGCTCCGACGAGCTGGCCGGCATGCTCGCGGCCCT
It encodes the following:
- the argF gene encoding ornithine carbamoyltransferase, with amino-acid sequence MTRHFLRDDDLSPDELIEVLDLADELKADRFSRRPLAGPRAVAVIFDKPSTRTRVSFSVGIAELGGYPLIIESVDSQLGRGEPIEDTARVLDRQVACIVWRTFEQARLSALAAASAVPVVNGLTDDFHPCQILADLQTIRQHKGVLAGLTVSYVGDASNNMGNSYLLGSAAAGIHIRIGGPAGHLPDPVVADRARAIAAGTGGSVTITSDPVAAVEGADVLITDTWVSMGQEREPRSDDALRPFAVTSRTLDHAATGAIVLHCLPAYRGKEITAEVIDGPRSVVWDEAENRLHTQKALLTWLLEKS
- a CDS encoding arginine repressor, translated to MARTARRERVAATGHQHDLPSRAVRHARILRLLSERPVRSQSELAALLAADGVPVTQATLSRDLDELGAVKLRTPDGGQPVYVVPQDGAPLAARQAHDAPPQRLARLLGELLVSAEASANMVVLRTPPGASNFLASALDRAGLPAVLGTIAGDDTILVVSRDPLGGPALAAQLLELSNSN
- a CDS encoding argininosuccinate synthase codes for the protein MTKRVVLAYSGGLDTSVAIGWIAAETGAEVICVAADVGQGGEDMEDIRQRALDCGAVESVVLDLKTEFAEEYCLPALRANALYLERYPLVSALSRPVIAKHLALAANQYGADTVAHGCTGKGNDQVRFEVGIGAIAPDLKVIAPVRDSGMTRDKAIQFAEDRGLPIDQSKRSPYSVDQNFWGRAVETGFLEDPWQAPIEDVYSYTADPALSREPDEVLISFENGVPTAVDGRSVTVLEAILELNKRAGAQGVGRLDMVEDRLVGIKSREVYEAPGAIALITAHQELEDLTVERDLRRFKFSVEQRWTELVYDGLWFSPLRQALDEFVEASQQYVTGDIRLRLHGGRAVPTGRRGAGSLYDFNLATYDTGDTFDQTLAKGFVQLWGLPSRIAARRQQRLGK